The Amblyomma americanum isolate KBUSLIRL-KWMA chromosome 3, ASM5285725v1, whole genome shotgun sequence genome window below encodes:
- the LOC144123253 gene encoding uncharacterized protein LOC144123253 — MLGQPKQKSKEEDARKKRDRHKTGGGSAQCTVSAQSEQVIAVASHIMTRVGNQTDSDGGFDLPPVASLPVIRLLQPMVDGAGNEEFHYAEDDWEPPLVDEPQSPAAAVGKSGATPEAIEQESNLFFPAVQPADASSTAAAGCTSATVASGAAASPTTAEAVATGDAGRAPRGRMALLERSLADENDYRAALLREEHGLRLQLMREDHDSILQERGPP; from the exons atgctgggccaacctaaacaaaagtcgaaggaagaggacgcgaggaaaaagagagatcgccacaagacag gaggagggtcagctcaatgcactgtgagcgctcaaagtgagcaagtcattgctgttgccagccacataatgaccagggtaggcaaccagactgactctgatggaggcttcgacctgccaccagtggcaagtttgcctgttataagattgttgcagccaatggtggatggagcaggcaatgaagaattccattatgcag aagacgactgggaacctccgctcgtggatgagccgcagtcaccagcggctgctgttggtaagagtggggcaactccagaagcaattgagcaggagagcaatctcttttttcctgctgtgcaacctgctgatgcttccagcacagctgcagcaggctgcaccagtgctacagttgcttctggagctgccgctagtcccactactgctgaagcagtggccaccggtgacgctggcagggctccaagagggcggatggcccttttagaaaggtctctggcagatgagaacgactatagagcggccttactgcgcgaagagcatggactgcgtctgcagctgatgcgagaggaccacgacagtattctgcaagagcg tggtccaccatga